Part of the Bacteroidota bacterium genome is shown below.
ATTTTCGTGTGTGGATCAATCCTTTTTTACGATATAGCTAATGCTTATCTGGCAACCCCTGATCTCACACACTAGTCAATTACATTTTGAATCTCAACAATGTAATGACCTTTTTCTAATTCTCAACAAAAATAAAAGGCTTCCCAAATGGAAAGCCTTCTTTTTTAATAATTCTTAAAATTATAGTGTAGCTAATGTATTTTTCAATACAGCTAAGATATAATCAGGATTGTGTACACCAAAACTCTTATCTTCTGGAGATAACCAAATCCAATTATAAGCAGCATTAGCAGCATCAATATGATAAGTACCTTTAACTGGATGTCCATCATGAACAACACCAATTGCTTCTAACTTCACTTCAATTTGATCAAGTAAGGCCATTACATCTGTCTGGATACCTTTGTAATCAAAAGAAGTAGCTGAACTATGACACTTCTTACAGTTGTCAAGATTTGGCCAGAAAGTATGTCCACCATCATCACCTGTAGCTGTTGCCATATGACAACCTACACAACCAGCTGATTTGAAGTGAGCATGTGATCCTTTTGTAGGATATGCTTCTGCACCAGCAACTTCAACCATTCCCCAGCCATAAACTGTATTGGCTTGTGGTCCGTGATGAGGTCCCCAATGAGTACTTGATACAAAGAAACTATCATTAGCATCTGCAACTGGTCCACTTCTACGTGGTTGATGACATTTAACACAAGTGTTATTTCCTGCTCCAAAGTCAGCAATTTCAGATCCACCATCAGCTCTTGCCATTAAGAAATCAATAGGTCCATCATTACGTAATGCATAATCGTCTCCATCATTCTCAAAATCTAAAGTAGCGTGAAAATCATGACAAGTAGCACAACTAATAGCAGTTGGATATGCTATACCTGCAGTTGAATTTGTGGTATCACCACCATTCATAAGTGATTCTAACATTCCTTCGTGTGAGTGACACATTGCACAACCTTGACGTCCGCCTGCATAACCGACAAATTCTGCTTCGGCATGTTGTGACTTCTCATATTCAGTTTCTTTAGCAGCTTTGTTCGCTAAATTGTGGCAAGTTAAACATACAGCATTTCCATCAACACCATCTGTTCCGTCTGTACCATTAATACCATCAACACCAGCGGGTCCCATTGGTCCTTCTGGTCCTTCAGTGGTACAACTCATAAAAAATACAATACCTGCAACCATAAGTAGGGAGAAGATACTGAAAATTACGTTGTTTTTTTTCATGTCTTTGTTTGTTATTTAATTATTCAAAAGTCTTTATTATTCCATACTCTACAGCTATCAAAAGTAGGAATAAAACAAACTTTGTTAATGTAATAACAGATGATATTTATTTATTTTAATGATAATATTTATCAATGCATTATTGACATATATCAATGCTTAAAAACAAAAAAGGCTTTCTGAAACCAGAAAGCCTTACAATAAAGTTAAATACGATTATTTTAATGTTTCCATATAATTGATAATGGACCATCTATCTTCGGTATCAGGAATTTTCTTTTCAAAATTTGGCATTTCATCCCTACCAATAAACGATTTGTAATATTTTTCACCAGCTGTTTGCTTTTTGTAATCAGCACTAGCGAATGAACGAATTTTAGCATCTAAATTCATAGCTTTTGGACCATCTCCTTTACCTTTTGTACCATGACAAGATTTGCAATGCTTGGAATATAATGCTTTGCCAGTGGCAATACTAGCGGCATCACTCTTCACCGGATTTTTCATGCTCTTATACTTAGCAGGCACTGTCCAAGGTTTCTGAGAAAGTGTAAATGATGTTAAGACTATTGAAGCAATAAATAATGCTGCAATAAAAAACAATTTGTTGTAATTCGAATTCTTCATTTTAGTTTGATTTAGAATTAATGCAATAAAGTACCAATTTAACATTAATTATTAATATGAAATAATTTAAATAACTTAATTTGTACATATTAATATATATAAACAAAAAGAAGGCCATTCTAAAAATAGAATGGCCTTCTGATCAATTTAACAAAATTGTTACTTCATTGTCTCCATGTAGTTAATAACTGCCCACCTGTCTTCTGTATCAGGAATTTTTTTCTCAAAATTTGGCATTTCATCTCTACCAATAAAAGATTTGTAATATTTTTCACCTGCTGTTTGTTTTTTGTACTCAGCACTGGCAAAAGATCTCATCTTCGAATCGAGATTCATGGCCTTTGGTCCGTCACCTTTACCTTTTGAACCGTGGCAAGATTTACAAAACTTTGAATACATTGTTTTACCTGTTGCAATACTAGCAGCATCGCTCTTTACAGGATTTTTCATGCTCTTATACTTTGCAGGTACATCCCAAGGTTTTTGCTGACCAGGTGTAAATGCAACGAGTACCAATCCTACCATGAGAACGGCCAGAATTGAAAGAACGCTTTTTCCTAATTGTGTTTTCATAATTATTGTTTTGTTTATTAATTAAAATACAAAAAGTATACCTATACTTTTTAGGCTTGTTTATTTTCCAGTTTTTTGCCTTCTTTATTAATTAGTGATAGTTGAATAGCACTGTAAATATAGTGCCCCCATACTCCTACTAGCAGAATAATTAATGTAATGATCATCCAAACCGGAGCAACTGGAGTCCATAATTCCCTTCCGACTGATTCACGTAAATGTGCATGAAAAGGCACACCCCAGGCAGCACTTTTGCGAATCTCAACATCGCCATACAACTCATGTTCAGGAATAAATGCAACAATATCTATCACACCTAAACTATCACCACTTATCTTTTTTGTAAATTCATATTCCAACTCCCCTGCTTCAAGATATTCTTCTGATACTGTCAGGTAAGAAAACATTCTGGGTACCTGAATATACAAATCAGCCTCTGTTACTGGCACCTTAGTACCCGTGCTATCAAGCTCATAAGCATAAACTGTTATTGTTTTTACAGAATCTATTTCGTCCAAATTTAGTTCCATGAATACATTTTTAAACATAATCTCATCTTCATAAGACTCATATTCATCAGTACCCTCAAAAACAACTCGAATAGTGAAATACCCCTCATCATCTAATGGGAGCTCATAATCACTACTGATAATAAATTGTGCAATACCATCTTGATCGGTAATTACTTCACCCAAAAGTTTTTCTTCATCTACAGAAATGCTTAAAAACTTAATTGTCTGATCCGACAAAAAGTGAAAACCTGCATCATCTCGATAATAAATTTTAGCCGTGACTTGCTTACCGTATCCAATAATGTTTTTATACTCAAGCAATATAGCAGGTTCAATTATTTCAGCTTCTTCTTCAGCAAAAATTGTGTTCCAAGGAACAAAAGAAAGCAGGAAGAACAGTGCAAAATATTTTAATAATTTTTTCATTTTACTTCATTCAATTCGTTAACAAAATATTAAACCTTATTTTCCTTAATCTCTTCTGCTTCACCAGCAACTGATAAAGGCACGATTGGAACCAATTTGGAACCTAATGTGAAGAATAAACATAATGCTCCAATTCCTCCCAGCGTTAATACCCATTCGACCCATGTGCCACCATAATTCACCCATGCTTCTCTTGAATCCTGTACCGGTAAGTAAGGTGTTTCAAGTGTAGGAACAATAATCAGGTAACGATTTATCCATAAAGCAACAATCACAACAATTGCAGCGAATGTAATCCATTTGATAGTTCTTAATTTAGGTAAACCCACAACAATTAAAGGAATAAGAACTCCAGCATAATTTGAAAAAAGGAATAACCAATAGTAACGGTTAAATAAAATACTGATCAATTGTTCATCATTTTTCTGAGAACCATACCATTTTGTTAAATATTCACTAAAAGTAAAATAACCAAACAAAGCACCTAAAACGAGCATGACAACTCCTATGTTAATAAAGTGCTTGCGTGTAATTAAATCTTCAAGCTTAAAAAGCTTACGATATATGGCCATAATTACAATTAACACAGCTGTTCCAGAATAAACAGCAGCAATAACGAAATAAGGACCAAATATGGTACTATGCCATCCCGGCTGTAGTGTTACACTAAAAATCCATGCTAAAACCGAATACACAATAATGGCAATTGCGATGACCATACCAGCCATAATATCAGTTGATCTTTCCAGACGCTTTCGTTGTTCGGGAGTATCTTTCCAATGGATGGCGAGCCATTTGTATAATTTTTTCTTCCAATTTGGGATCTTTAAATCTTTATAATCGCGTAATCTGGCAAAATCTCTAACCAATGACAAATAAAGGAATAAAATACATCCAAAAATATCAGTGGTAATAGCAATCACATCCCACGTTATTGGGGACTGAATTCGACCAAATAAAACCAAATAGTGTAGTTTATCTAATCGACCAATACACAACAAAATATATAAAGGACCTATCAACAATGAAAAAATAGTCAGAAACTCAGCCATGCGAATAATAGGTTTTCGCCATTCAGACCTGAACAAATGCAGGGTACCTGAAATTAAAGCACCAGCATAACTGATTCCCATAAAAAATATAAAATTAACGATATAAATTCCCCATACAACATTATCGCGCATACCAGTCACAATATGTCCTTGGGTTATTTGCGTTATCAATGCAAATATTCCCGCCAATACAAGAATTACCAGGAAAACTATCCATGCTACACCCAGTTTACTGGTTCTTTCCAGTTGGGGAGCAAATCGTTTAAGTAATGCGGTAGGATTATCAGCTTTCATTTTCTAATTTTTTTACAAATGGAGTATTCTTGTATCTTGCTTTCAATTCATCGTCCAGACTTTCGTATCCTCTTTCAACAGGAAAACTTCTTTCCACTGCTGGCAGATAATATACACTTGGTCGAGTTCCCAGATTCTCGTGATAACGATAACCTGACCTATCCCTTATCAGTTCAGAGAAAACCATGGTATCCGTACCATTGGTAACTGTATCCTCATTAATATCTCCGAAATAAATAACACCCATCGGACAACCAGAAACACAACGTGGTAGTTTACCATTCTTTACCTTATCGGCACAGAAAACACATTTACCAACAGTACCTTCCCTTGCCGGAATATTGGTTTCAGGTGAATAGGCAATATCCTTATCTGCTTCAGCTGATTCGGGTTCTTTCCAATGAAATACTCGTGCTGAATAAGGACAACCAGTCATACAGAATTTACAACCAATGCAACGATGCGTGTCCACTAATACAATTCCATCTGAGCGTTTGTATGTTGCTCCTACCGGGCAAACACTCACGCATAATGGGTTATCACAATGAAAACAAGGACGAGGAAACCAATATGGTGCAGATTCTGGTGAATCTTGTAAGAGATAAACACGCATCCATTCCTGATCTTTAGAGATATGGTGTCCTTCCTGACAATCATCAACACATTTTCTTGCATTTTTACATTTCGCAAGGTCAACAACCATCACAAATTTTTTCCCTGGCACACCCAATTTCGACTCTTTTCTATCGCTAGGTTCCAAATTAGGCTTTACATCATATTTATCTACTTCAACAACTTGCCCATCTTCAGTTAGCAATTTTACTTTATGCCCTGATTTTGGAGAACCTTTTGAAGTATTGGCCAGCAAAGCCGCTCCTGCAGCTGCTCCTGCACTAACTGTGAGGCCCAGCTTTAGGAAATCTCTTCTGGATCCCTGCTTCTCTTTCTTCTTCATTTTCATTGTTATATTTATTATGTCACTTGGTGAACATAATTAATCAACTACTCATGCCAACCTGTTATCATACTTTTAAAATTACTCTTAATTGATACACCAATTGTACACAAATAAATATGAATAATCATAAATATTGAAAGTATGAACCCTATGGTTATATGCACCAAATCATTGACTAATAGTCCACTAAGGTTAAAAATTTTAGAAATAACTACTTCAGGAAAAAGATACGCCCAACCACTAAAAATAAGAATTGGAACTCCTACAAACAGAGCCAATACATAGGTAAACTGCTGTAAGGGATTAAACTTCATTTCTTCAGTAATCGGAAACGGAGCATCTTCTTTCTTAAAAATACCAAAAACATAGAACCTCGATTGTGCAGCTAAGCGTTTCCAAAATCCTTTCATTTGAATTTTGTAATGCTTTAAATTACCTGATACCAATCCTCCAATTATAAATATAAGGTAATTGATCGATAAGGCAATTCCTCCAATATTATGAAGTGTTATTGCCAAATTAAATCCAATATATTCGGATTCCATACTGGCATACTGCAAACTAAGGCCTGTTACAATTAATAATAAAAACATCAAAGCATTGATCATGTGCCAAACTCTGATTACTACTGGATATAAATACATTTTCGTGCTCATGGTTCTACTTCTTTGTGATTAAACGTAAAATAAAATGCAACGTAATGGCAACCAGAGAAAATATGAATATCCCCATACTGGTTTTATTCAGAATAACATTTCTATTGGCACCAATTACAAACGACTCATTTAAAAAAACTGCATTCATAAATCCAACATCAGATCTTGTTTCTTTTGCCCTGAATTTATAAAGGCTCGACATTAAATGAGAATTGGCAGAATGACATTCCACACAATTTTGTACTGCATTTTCTTTGGGTTGAACCAAATGAGCAATAAGGACATCATCATTTACAAGGGTATGGCACTCAATACATCTTACATTTCGAAAATGTAAAGCTTGATTAGGTAGCCAATCGTGTTTATCAATAATATCCGCATTTACTGCATCACCAATTAATTCATACTTATAATTATCGGCATGACAGCTCAAACAAATCAAATTATCATACTCGATGATCTCTTTGATTTTCTGATCAGATCTTGCACTTATTTTGTAAGTATGAGCATCATGGCACATCCAGCATGTAAATTCATCACTATGCTTTGAGGAGTGCATACTATTAATGAACTCTTCTTCGATAGCTTCAAACTGATAATGTGCATAGGTTTCATCTCCGCCATGACAATCAATACATGCATATTTCTCCTCCATCCGTAAATTAGTAGGGTGTGGAAAAGAATCATACTCATCTGAATGACAATCAGCACAGCTGAAAGAATAATGATTTGACTCGTAATACAATTCCTTATTGATTACTTTATCAGAAGCCATATGTTCTTTCATCATTTTATCCTGCTCTGGATTATAAAACTGATACATAGCGTTTTTGTGACACGTAAAGCATCGTTCATTAAACTCTTTATTCATTTTAATTCGCTCTTCTTTCTTATTTTGAGCGAATCCAGAAAAAGTGCCTCCAAGAAGGAACAAGCTGACCAGGCCTGCAAATACACTTCGTCTAAATTGTTTTCTAAAATTTCCCATAAATAATTGTTGTTTGTGATTTTATATTATTCCATCTATTGTAATCGAACTGTTATATTGAATCCCAGAAGAATATCTCCAGCAAAAAAATCGTTTTGATTATAGCCGAAATTTTTCTGACTGATGATTTTATCAAAATTTGCTATGAAAACCTGGAATGCATGTGTACTTGTACTGAATTCCATTCCGATAGCATAATTTGATTTAGGAAGTACAGAAAAACTTCTGGCATACATGCTGAAAGGAAGATCATATTCAAAAATAATGGAATTTGAATTCCAAATTTTATAACGACCACCAATGGATATTGCCATATAATCATTTGAGTTTATCGAATCAACTGCATTAAAATGTGCATAACCGAAAGCTCCTTGTATCGATAGTTTTTCACTGAATTTTCTTCCAATAATTAACTCGTGAAAATAGGATAACCTATTGGTAAATTTATAATTTGCACCAAAATTATCTGCATGACGTGCATCAATAACCATATTACCATAATAAGCAATCGCAATAGGTATACTACCATCGCGTGTTTGATTCAAGATATTATACTTCCAATGTACATCTTGCATTTTGCTATTTTTTTCTGTTCCTATACCAACAGAAAAATTACTGGTAATTCCATAATCCAAGCCTAATCTGATATTTGATGGAGCATAAATCCCCCAAAGGTCAGTAGTTCCATTTCCAAAGGTTCCAAACCGATGATGAATGGTTAAATCGAGTCCTCCTTTATAGGGATTCACATAGGTTGGATTGTCAATTAACAAGGTTGCATCAAATGGAGAACGAACCGGACGTTTGTCTTCTTTTTTCTCTTCCTGAGCACTCAACTGAAATACAAATCCAAAAGCAAGGATACTCATTACTAGTACTTTGCCTATGTTTTTAGTTCTATTTTTCATAATTACTTTTTTTAAGATTTGACTAATTATTTTTCGCACCATCTTCTAACCAGGCAAGAATTAATGCTTGTTGTGCTGGAGTAGATCGCCCGTCATGCGTGCTGCCCACTTCAATTAGCTTAACATACAATTCGCTGTTTGCAGGAGTAGTCATGTCAATCATGTTCTTATCAAACAAATCAGTGTAAGAGGCAGCAGCATCTGATAAATCAAGTGCCCAATGACCAGCGATATGACATCCAGCCATATTGCAGCTTTGATCAAAAATCGGTACTATATCCAGTGAAAAACTAATTGAATCTCCTGGAGCAATAACAATCTTGACTGGTTCTATTGTTTCGTATTCACATGCTGTAAAAACAAATAATCCCATAACAAAAATAATGAGAACGATTATCAACTTTTTAGTTTTCATACGCTTAAATATTTTAATATTTTATTTACAAAATCAATACTGCATCTAATAAACAGTAGTTTCAAATGTAAATAATGACTAATGAATAATTCTGAAAATATAGTGATATAAACAGCCAGATAAGAAGATATTTATCAATAAGAATTTGATATTTATCAATTTATTGATTCGAATATATTGATTTTTCCATATATTTAACTTCTGAATGAATGATTCATTCGAATAAATAAAGGGGAAATATGAATGATCAAGATAATATTTGTACGTGTCAGGATTGTTTGCGTAAGACAACTGTTTTCAACTACCTTACCAATGAAGAGCTAAGCGCTTTTAATGCCAGCAGATACCAAACAAAATATAAATCAGGTGAAATTATTTTTAAGCAAGGAACTGCTATTACCCATATTATGTCATTCACCAAAGGTTTAGCCAAAGTATACATTGAAGGATATAATAACCGAGACCTTATTTTAAAACTGATCAAATCGGGTACTTTGATTGGAGGACCTGGTGTTTTGGTAGATAATATGCATCATTTTTCCGTTTCTGCTATTACAGATTCAACAGCTTGTTTTATAGATATTAACGAATATAAAAAAGCCTTAAATAATAATACTGAATTTGCCCTGGCTGCACTTAAAACGCATAACACACAGGATATATTAAGCTTTAACAAATTCATTAGTTTAACCCAAAAACAGATGCAGGGAAGAATAGCTGATGCTATTTTGTATCTGTCAGAAGATATTTTTGGTACTGAGGCATTTGACATGACTATTTCAAGACAGGATTTAGCCGATTTAACAGCTATGTCAAAAGAAAGTGCTATTCGAATTATCAAGGAATTTAAAGATGATAAAATTATCAGTTTAAATCAGAATAATCTCGAGATATTAAATATGGATAAATTAAAACGATTTAGTGAAATTGGTTAACCCCCCATTGTTATAAAACAATACATTATTCAAAATTGCGAATTCCTTGTGGAGGAATACTTTATTTTTATAATTTAGCAGCCCTTAACACAAGCAATTAAATGCTTTTAGGCTTAGTTCGTGAAATTAAAAAATATATCAAGAAAAACGTTTTTAAAGCAACTACTTACGCTTTTGCTAATTCCTTTGCTCTTTCTTCTAAACGAATTAGTTATTCGTAGTAAAAAATATGGACTTGGAAAAAAAATAGTGGAGATACCTGCAGATTTGGCCATTGGAGTAAGTTTCTTTCAAGAAGTTATTGTTGTTAAAAAGGATAGTGGAGCAATTCAAATGTTTTCATCCAAATGCCCTCACTTAGGTTGCCAGATCAATAAAGTAAATGATGGAAACATTACCTGTCCGTGCCATGGCTCAACTTTTAATAAAGATGGACAAATATTGAAAGGTCCTGCATCAAATTCATTAACAAAATTAGACTTTAGTAAAAATGAAAATGGCAATTTTACAGTTGAATTAAATACATAAGTGAAACTTTTTAAAACACATATTGATTTCAAGATATTCCAAGGTTCATTTGGAATGTTTGCTATTGCCAATATTTTAATTTGTTCACTTTCAGGTGTCTTTTTAGCTATCCCATACGATATTGCCAATCCATATGAATCGATAAGCAGAATCTTATTATTCAACCCTCCAGCGTCTTTAATGCGCAACCTTCATTATTGGAGTGCTCAATTGTTTTTGATTTTCACCCTCCTGCATATTTGGGATCATTTTAAAAAACAAGGAGAAAAGAAAGTAAAACGTCCGGTTTGGTTTCGACTAACTATTTCTATACTCATCGTTTTTTTTGTGATGCTCTCTGGATTTATTCTGAAAGCCGATGCCGACAGCATGCAAGCCAGACGAATTTTAACAACACTTATTGAAAGTATACCGCTACTGGGTAATATCATTTCCTATAGCTTTATTGGCCCTGAAAGCAGTTTCCAGCTTTTATATGTTCATCATATCGCAACTGCTACAATAATTATTTTCATTCTTATTTATGAACATGCCCGAAATATATGGGGCAGCTTGCATGTATTTTTCAAAAGTTTACTTCTTGTTTTACTATTAAGCTTTTTTATATCTGCTCCTTTACACGATAATCTGGATCCAGTTGTTAAAGGTCCCTGGTATTTTACAGGTCTACAGGAGATATTGCATTGGTTAAGTCGTCCGGCCTGGTCAATGCTCATCGTTCTTTTATTATTGCTACTTATTTACTTTATCCCTCGGTTAAATAATTTCAAGGAAAAATTTGCAAAAAAGATTATATACTATTCTTTCCTTGCATATATCGTTTTGAGTTTTATTGGCTTTTATTTACGGGGTGAGAACTGGCGATTAATCTGGCCATGGAATGAAAGCTATCTGGAAGAAATTTGGCTGCCAAATTTAGAGCGATTACAATTCAGGGATAATTTAGAAGAAATACCTAAAGGGAATTTTCAGTCTGTATTTAACCGACAAGAAAGTTGTTTGATGTGCCATAATGGAATGCAGGGTTTTAGCGCATCGCATAGTCCTGAAGCCATTGGATGTATATCCTGCCATCAAGGAAATCCATTTGCAATAGATAAAAAAAATGCGCATCATAATATGGTGCTGATACCAGGAAATTTAGCCGATGCTGCCCGTAGCTGTGGGACAGCAAATTGTCATCCCGAAATTGTTACAAGGGTTAAACTTGGCATAATGAATACAGCCAGTGGAATGGTCAGTGTTGACAAATATGTTCTTGGAGAGCGAAATCATCCTTCGAAACTAAGTCATATTGAAGAAATTGGCAATTCTCCAGCAGATATTCATTTAAGAACATTATGTGCTTCCTGTCATGTGGGTAACCCAAAAACGGAATATAGTCCAATTACCGAATTAACACGTGGGGGTGGTTGTTTAGCCTGTCATATGAATTATAATGCTGATGCCAGCAAGCAATTGGCAAACTTTAATAATTCGAAAACGAAAACCGATTTTGATTTTAAATTTCATCCAGGAATTGATTTGAATATTTCAAACAACCATTGTTTTGGATGTCATAGTCGGTCGGGTCGTATTTCCACGAATTATGAAGGCTGGCATGAAACTCAACTCAAGCTTGAAGATGTTGATATTAATGATCCTAAATACCGTCTTCTTGAAGACAAAAGGATTTTTACCTATATACAAGAAGATGTACATCATGCAAAAGGAATGCTTTGCATCGATTGCCATTCGTCCTATGAGATCATGGGTGATGGAAATCAATATATGCACAAAGAAGAGCAAGTAAAAATTGGTTGTGAAGATTGCCATTACCGAGATAAGCCTAATTTGGCCGATATAAATAATTTGGATGCAGACGCAAAAAAAATACTATCGCTTAAACAATGGGCTATAAAAAATCAACAATTTATTAAAAGCAAAAAATCAGGCTATGCACTTATCAACACGCATTTTAATGAAAATGATTCTGCTTTTTTGATTTCAAAAGTAAATGGCAGCTTACACTATATCAAAAAACAAGGAGAGTTTTGTTTAAAAGATGATGCACATAGCAGGCTAAGTTGCGAATCCTGCCATAGCTCTTGGGTACCGCGCTGCATAAGTTGTCACACAGAGTTTCAGCCAAATAGCGTGGCTTATGACCATTTAAAGAAAGAAAATAGTAAAGGAAAATGGATTGAGCATGCAGGAAATTTTGATGCAGGCCCTCCTACTTTGGCAATTTTTAAGATTGACAATAAAACGCACATAAAAACTGTTGTACCAGGCATGGTACTCACCATTGAAAAAGATGAGTTGTTCAATAAAAAGTTTTATAAGCCAGAACGT
Proteins encoded:
- a CDS encoding cytochrome c, which codes for MKNSNYNKLFFIAALFIASIVLTSFTLSQKPWTVPAKYKSMKNPVKSDAASIATGKALYSKHCKSCHGTKGKGDGPKAMNLDAKIRSFASADYKKQTAGEKYYKSFIGRDEMPNFEKKIPDTEDRWSIINYMETLK
- a CDS encoding cytochrome c, whose product is MKTQLGKSVLSILAVLMVGLVLVAFTPGQQKPWDVPAKYKSMKNPVKSDAASIATGKTMYSKFCKSCHGSKGKGDGPKAMNLDSKMRSFASAEYKKQTAGEKYYKSFIGRDEMPNFEKKIPDTEDRWAVINYMETMK
- the nrfD gene encoding polysulfide reductase NrfD, translating into MKADNPTALLKRFAPQLERTSKLGVAWIVFLVILVLAGIFALITQITQGHIVTGMRDNVVWGIYIVNFIFFMGISYAGALISGTLHLFRSEWRKPIIRMAEFLTIFSLLIGPLYILLCIGRLDKLHYLVLFGRIQSPITWDVIAITTDIFGCILFLYLSLVRDFARLRDYKDLKIPNWKKKLYKWLAIHWKDTPEQRKRLERSTDIMAGMVIAIAIIVYSVLAWIFSVTLQPGWHSTIFGPYFVIAAVYSGTAVLIVIMAIYRKLFKLEDLITRKHFINIGVVMLVLGALFGYFTFSEYLTKWYGSQKNDEQLISILFNRYYWLFLFSNYAGVLIPLIVVGLPKLRTIKWITFAAIVVIVALWINRYLIIVPTLETPYLPVQDSREAWVNYGGTWVEWVLTLGGIGALCLFFTLGSKLVPIVPLSVAGEAEEIKENKV
- a CDS encoding 4Fe-4S dicluster domain-containing protein, whose translation is MKKKEKQGSRRDFLKLGLTVSAGAAAGAALLANTSKGSPKSGHKVKLLTEDGQVVEVDKYDVKPNLEPSDRKESKLGVPGKKFVMVVDLAKCKNARKCVDDCQEGHHISKDQEWMRVYLLQDSPESAPYWFPRPCFHCDNPLCVSVCPVGATYKRSDGIVLVDTHRCIGCKFCMTGCPYSARVFHWKEPESAEADKDIAYSPETNIPAREGTVGKCVFCADKVKNGKLPRCVSGCPMGVIYFGDINEDTVTNGTDTMVFSELIRDRSGYRYHENLGTRPSVYYLPAVERSFPVERGYESLDDELKARYKNTPFVKKLENES
- a CDS encoding cytochrome B; its protein translation is MSTKMYLYPVVIRVWHMINALMFLLLIVTGLSLQYASMESEYIGFNLAITLHNIGGIALSINYLIFIIGGLVSGNLKHYKIQMKGFWKRLAAQSRFYVFGIFKKEDAPFPITEEMKFNPLQQFTYVLALFVGVPILIFSGWAYLFPEVVISKIFNLSGLLVNDLVHITIGFILSIFMIIHIYLCTIGVSIKSNFKSMITGWHE
- a CDS encoding Crp/Fnr family transcriptional regulator; protein product: MNDQDNICTCQDCLRKTTVFNYLTNEELSAFNASRYQTKYKSGEIIFKQGTAITHIMSFTKGLAKVYIEGYNNRDLILKLIKSGTLIGGPGVLVDNMHHFSVSAITDSTACFIDINEYKKALNNNTEFALAALKTHNTQDILSFNKFISLTQKQMQGRIADAILYLSEDIFGTEAFDMTISRQDLADLTAMSKESAIRIIKEFKDDKIISLNQNNLEILNMDKLKRFSEIG
- a CDS encoding Rieske (2Fe-2S) protein: MKLKNISRKTFLKQLLTLLLIPLLFLLNELVIRSKKYGLGKKIVEIPADLAIGVSFFQEVIVVKKDSGAIQMFSSKCPHLGCQINKVNDGNITCPCHGSTFNKDGQILKGPASNSLTKLDFSKNENGNFTVELNT